The following are from one region of the Salvia splendens isolate huo1 chromosome 2, SspV2, whole genome shotgun sequence genome:
- the LOC121777015 gene encoding uncharacterized protein LOC121777015, producing MERAIGGKGLTSHIAGVSDPPPITDPIYPVWQQRNHCCFNWIINNIEANLVNEVSQYKTARDLWEGLATTYGSDADPFQVSNLHRKAYRMKQGGITLEALWQKFQDLWLSIDNRDPNPFDTPSSIERYNQITQRHRVYQFLWALDDQYDTIKREILNKDPLPSVRTAYGMIRREAVNANIRSSKTEAKESEIGIGLSAIDRNLNNQQPSKFQTNRKDDDKSKLVCTHCGGKKHTKDTCFLIHRYPEWWEEMKKSRANRSSNRGGSSNCASVAVGERATYTEGPPVDSITPSAAIGEDRIKRSNDDNNGAVASVSVARTWSEGMKPGSTAGGGRTTTADGPIGGKAGDPNERIRVKSLILSKIQILPTHVSYISKSTPTDPEIPKSSPFFPEIPKTTPFFPEIPKTTPELP from the coding sequence ATGGAACGGGCCATCGGAGGGAAGGGCCTGACATCTCACATCGCTGGAGTTTCAGACCCCCCGCCGATTACCGATCCAATCTATCCGGTATGGCAGCAACGCAATCATTGTTGTTTTAACTGGATCATAAACAATATCGAGGCCAACCTTGTGAATGAAGTCTCACAGTACAAGACGGCCAGAGATCTGTGGGAAGGACTGGCCACTACCTACGGAAGCGACGCAGATCCGTTCCAAGTCTCGAACCTGCATCGAAAAGCATACAGAATGAAGCAAGGAGGAATAACATTAGAGGCATTATGGCAAAAATTTCAGGATCTTTGGCTATCCATCGACAACCGCGATCCAAATCCTTTTGACACCCCATCAAGCATCGAAAGGTATAATCAAATCACCCAAAGGCACAGAGTCTACCAATTTTTGTGGGCACTCGACGATCAGTACGACACCATCAAGAGAGAAATCCTGAACAAGGATCCACTCCCATCGGTGAGAACAGCCTACGGCATGATAAGGCGAGAGGCAGTCAACGCCAACATTCGTTCATCCAAGACCGAAGCCAAGGAGTCCGAAATTGGAATTGGCCTCAGTGCCATCGACAGAAACCTGAACAACCAACAACCCTCCAAATTTCAGACAAATCGGAAGGATGACGACAAGAGTAAACTCGTATGCACACATTGCGGGGGAAAGAAGCACACCAAGGATACCTGTTTTCTGATACACAGGtatccggagtggtgggaggagatGAAGAAATCGAGGGCCAATCGAAGCTCAAACCGAGGAGGAAGTTCAAACTGTGCATCCGTGGCAGTCGGAGAGCGAGCTACCTACACCGAAGGACCTCCGGTGGACAGCATCACACCATCCGCCGCAATCGGAGAGGACAGAATCAAGCGAAGCAACGACGACAACAACGGGGCAGTGGCGTCGGTTTCGGTGGCCAGAACCTGGTCTGAAGGTATGAAACCAGGTTCCACCGCCGGCGGCGGTCGAACGACGACAGCCGATGGGCCGATCGGAGGAAAGGCCGGCGACCCAAATGAGAGGATACGAGTTAAATCCCTCATTCTctccaaaatccaaattttaCCCACCCATGTTTCCTATATTTCAAAATCCACCCCAACCGACCCAGAAATTCCAAAATCCTCCCCATTTTTCCCAGAAATTCCAAAAACCACCCCATTCTTCCCAGAAATACCAAAAACCACCCCAGAAC